From Parasphaerochaeta coccoides DSM 17374, a single genomic window includes:
- a CDS encoding acyl-ACP thioesterase domain-containing protein, with protein sequence MAVVLNKDNVLRMKFMTGMHNTDPFFVAREEYLFQMMQEATNIHAHLRQSDLPALQREGHTWVIARAQMKIDAYNLWTQDVHVNTWAQEPELFYFPRVTTASASCGKPLFTAVCWWVVLDLATSRPIQPSDMIARFGLPPHDETHPRFPARYKRFRANTTPEIIPLHTCTPVPRYEDTDSNNHINNVSYVQWMLDSLHREFRDTYKAVDMDVFWLQQVYLGDRLTMCSGPAREAAQNPDVPHYYHYLTRTEADGNKSLVWAAESQWNRRTNLIHETDSKRLGWNE encoded by the coding sequence ATGGCGGTAGTCCTGAACAAAGACAATGTACTGAGAATGAAATTCATGACAGGCATGCATAACACAGATCCTTTCTTCGTCGCTCGTGAGGAATATCTCTTTCAGATGATGCAGGAAGCAACGAACATCCATGCCCATTTGCGCCAGAGCGATCTTCCTGCCTTGCAGAGGGAAGGCCACACATGGGTCATTGCACGGGCACAGATGAAAATTGACGCCTACAACCTGTGGACACAGGACGTACATGTGAATACATGGGCACAGGAACCTGAACTGTTCTACTTCCCCAGGGTGACTACGGCAAGCGCAAGCTGTGGAAAACCGTTGTTCACCGCCGTCTGCTGGTGGGTGGTACTCGACCTTGCCACATCCCGTCCAATCCAACCTTCTGACATGATTGCACGCTTTGGACTGCCTCCTCATGACGAAACACATCCTCGTTTTCCTGCTCGGTACAAACGTTTCAGGGCAAATACGACTCCTGAAATCATCCCCCTCCACACCTGTACGCCTGTACCTCGTTATGAGGATACGGACAGCAACAACCACATAAACAATGTTTCCTATGTACAATGGATGCTGGACTCCCTGCACCGGGAATTCCGTGACACCTACAAGGCGGTGGACATGGATGTATTCTGGCTTCAACAAGTCTATCTGGGTGACAGGCTCACCATGTGTTCTGGTCCTGCCAGGGAAGCAGCCCAGAATCCTGACGTCCCTCATTATTACCATTATCTGACCCGCACGGAGGCAGACGGAAACAAGAGCTTGGTCTGGGCGGCTGAAAGCCAATGGAACAGGCGGACAAATCTTATCCATGAAACTGATTCCAAGCGTTTAGGCTGGAATGAGTAG
- a CDS encoding fructose bisphosphate aldolase has translation MNKVQRDRMHTGKGFIAALDQSGGSTPKALAYYGVEKDAYSTDEEMFALVHEMRSRIIKSPAFTSEHVLAAILFENTMDGEIDGIPVADYLWEKKGIVPFLKIDKGLTDLKDGVQLLKPIPDLDSLLKRAATKHIFGTKERSVIKEANEDGIRQIVDQQFDLALKVIKAGLVPIIEPEVDIHSTTKKEAEDILKKHLAAWLGKLDATTQVIFKLTIPTVDDFYSDLMEDPHVLRIVALSGGYSREEANERLSKNHGLIASFSRALAEGLNVHQTDAQFDKFLGASVQSIYHASIT, from the coding sequence ATGAACAAAGTCCAGAGAGACCGGATGCATACAGGAAAGGGATTCATAGCCGCGCTTGACCAGAGCGGTGGAAGCACTCCCAAGGCACTCGCCTACTATGGCGTGGAGAAAGATGCATATTCAACCGATGAAGAGATGTTCGCGCTGGTGCATGAGATGAGGTCAAGGATCATCAAAAGTCCTGCCTTCACATCCGAACATGTCCTTGCGGCCATCCTGTTCGAGAATACCATGGACGGAGAAATCGATGGCATCCCCGTCGCGGACTACTTGTGGGAGAAAAAAGGAATAGTCCCGTTCCTCAAGATTGACAAGGGACTTACGGATCTCAAGGATGGCGTCCAGTTGCTCAAGCCCATTCCCGACCTTGATTCCCTCCTGAAGCGCGCCGCGACCAAGCATATATTCGGAACCAAGGAACGCTCGGTCATCAAGGAAGCGAATGAGGATGGCATCAGGCAGATTGTTGACCAGCAGTTCGACCTTGCCCTGAAGGTCATCAAGGCAGGTCTGGTTCCCATCATAGAACCTGAAGTGGACATCCACAGCACGACGAAGAAGGAAGCGGAAGACATCCTGAAGAAACATCTGGCAGCATGGCTTGGTAAGCTGGATGCCACGACCCAGGTCATCTTCAAGCTGACCATCCCTACGGTGGATGACTTCTACAGCGACCTGATGGAAGATCCGCATGTTCTGCGCATCGTGGCTCTTTCCGGCGGGTATAGCCGTGAGGAAGCCAACGAACGGCTGTCGAAGAACCATGGTTTGATTGCCAGTTTCTCCCGCGCCCTTGCGGAAGGACTGAACGTTCATCAGACGGATGCACAGTTCGACAAGTTCCTGGGAGCTTCCGTGCAGAGCATCTATCACGCATCAATCACCTGA
- a CDS encoding fimbrillin family protein, whose protein sequence is MRERERERERESRESKLSVMVFLTILMLLITFISCDNKLNVSHTNAVRFSTEIGRKATANSEWQADDEVGIYMLEHGTGTAATTAPERANRHYTADTASQTSGFTPATTADTLKWNDIAANANDTFDFIAYYPWAYLAHTEDGAGTTSFYDTDTLYIDINRDRGTHEQDTGKADVLWGRTDTVQNNTSTVHLKLDHMLSRLIVNIAPSTTVDAVAINDATAFVATVKGLDNITTMSLDDGSLADVSGLAAPIAMKDISDTLTTTERAEGKRRFEAVLIPVGNTDALANVSLEFTLSGGARAGTYTWKPSTTGAVAEGDKHLIHFDKGKQHVYNMTLNTDDEEVAVASIQIEIGEWDEGDGINGAATFKPYRAVSAGSNHTMILKNNGTLWATGWNNTGQLGDSTTDDRNTPEQVWDSTDGSVRMADVAAVSTGPGHTMILKKDGTLWATGLNEYGQLGDGTMTTIRTPPVQVKASTDDNDFMTDVAAVSAGLYHTTILKKDGTLWATGYNNDGQLGVGAVATYTTSIPVQVKGSGGVGFMTDVAAVSTKQNHTMILKKDGTLWATGYNYYGQLGDGTTTRRTTPVRVKASIAENDFMTDVAAVSAGSWHTMILKKDGTLWATGFNNYGQLGVGDTTDRSTPVQVWDSTDGSMKMTNVAAVYAGMGHTMILKKDGTLWATGNNANGQLGIGDTPAQISIPVQVKGANGVGFMTDVAAVSVGIYHTMILKKDGTLWATGRNNYGQLGLGNITIRRTPVQVIF, encoded by the coding sequence ATGAGAGAGAGAGAGAGAGAGAGAGAGAGAGAGAGCAGAGAGAGTAAACTAAGCGTCATGGTCTTCCTGACCATTCTGATGCTACTTATCACCTTCATTTCATGCGACAACAAGCTGAATGTTTCACATACCAATGCAGTGCGCTTCTCCACGGAGATAGGGCGCAAGGCCACGGCAAATTCCGAATGGCAAGCCGATGATGAAGTCGGCATTTACATGCTGGAACATGGTACTGGCACGGCAGCTACTACTGCCCCGGAACGTGCCAACAGACACTACACGGCTGACACGGCCTCCCAGACTTCCGGCTTCACTCCTGCCACCACTGCCGATACCTTGAAGTGGAATGACATTGCCGCTAATGCCAACGACACGTTCGACTTCATCGCCTACTATCCGTGGGCGTACCTGGCTCATACCGAAGATGGTGCCGGTACGACATCCTTCTATGACACTGATACCTTGTACATAGATATCAACCGGGACAGGGGGACACATGAACAGGATACCGGAAAGGCCGATGTCCTGTGGGGACGAACCGACACCGTACAGAACAATACCTCAACGGTGCATCTGAAGCTTGACCATATGCTCTCCCGCCTGATTGTCAACATAGCCCCAAGCACGACCGTTGATGCTGTGGCTATCAATGATGCCACCGCATTTGTGGCTACGGTCAAAGGCTTGGACAACATAACCACGATGAGCCTGGATGACGGTTCTTTGGCTGATGTATCCGGTCTCGCTGCGCCTATTGCAATGAAGGACATTTCCGACACGCTTACGACCACGGAAAGAGCCGAGGGCAAGCGCAGGTTCGAGGCTGTGCTGATACCTGTGGGCAACACTGATGCCCTGGCTAACGTGAGCCTGGAGTTTACCCTGAGCGGTGGTGCTAGAGCTGGTACATACACATGGAAGCCAAGTACCACAGGTGCTGTAGCTGAGGGAGACAAGCATCTGATTCACTTTGACAAAGGCAAGCAGCATGTCTACAACATGACGCTGAACACGGATGATGAAGAAGTCGCCGTTGCCTCTATCCAGATTGAGATCGGAGAGTGGGATGAAGGTGACGGCATAAACGGGGCTGCTACGTTCAAACCATACCGAGCCGTCTCCGCCGGAAGCAATCACACGATGATCCTGAAGAATAACGGCACGCTCTGGGCGACTGGATGGAACAATACTGGTCAACTGGGTGACAGCACTACGGATGACAGAAACACGCCCGAACAGGTCTGGGATTCTACCGATGGTTCCGTGAGAATGGCTGATGTCGCGGCTGTCTCTACCGGACCCGGCCATACGATGATTTTGAAGAAGGACGGCACGCTCTGGGCGACTGGATTAAACGAGTATGGTCAACTGGGTGACGGCACTATGACGACCATCAGAACTCCTCCCGTGCAGGTCAAGGCTAGTACCGATGACAACGACTTCATGACTGATGTCGCGGCTGTCTCCGCTGGACTATATCACACGACGATCCTGAAGAAGGACGGCACACTCTGGGCGACTGGATACAACAATGATGGTCAACTGGGTGTCGGCGCTGTGGCAACCTATACAACAAGCATACCCGTACAGGTCAAGGGTTCTGGTGGGGTCGGGTTCATGACTGATGTCGCGGCTGTCTCCACCAAACAGAACCATACGATGATTCTGAAGAAGGACGGCACGCTCTGGGCGACTGGATACAACTATTATGGTCAACTGGGTGACGGCACTACGACCCGCAGAACTACTCCCGTGCGGGTCAAGGCCAGTATCGCTGAGAACGACTTCATGACTGATGTCGCGGCTGTCTCCGCCGGAAGTTGGCACACAATGATCCTGAAGAAGGACGGCACGCTCTGGGCGACTGGATTCAACAATTATGGTCAACTGGGTGTCGGTGATACTACCGACAGAAGCACGCCCGTGCAGGTCTGGGATTCTACCGATGGTTCCATGAAAATGACTAATGTCGCGGCTGTCTACGCCGGAATGGGGCATACGATGATCCTGAAGAAGGACGGGACGCTCTGGGCGACAGGAAACAACGCTAATGGCCAACTGGGTATCGGTGATACGCCTGCCCAGATAAGCATCCCCGTGCAGGTCAAGGGTGCTAATGGGGTCGGATTCATGACTGATGTCGCGGCTGTCTCCGTCGGAATCTATCACACGATGATCCTGAAGAAGGACGGCACGCTCTGGGCGACTGGACGCAACAACTATGGTCAACTGGGTCTCGGTAATATTACCATCAGAAGAACGCCCGTGCAGGTAATTTTCTGA
- a CDS encoding ABC transporter ATP-binding protein: MIHVRDLEFRYGTHPLFSHLDMDIRGGAIHGLLGLNGAGKTTLLRLLSGQLFPSDGMIDVLGFTPSQRKPDFLSEIFFIPDEINLPDFTGIQYVEMISPFYPWFDAAVCDTLCKDFEVDQRRKLTELSFGQKKKFLLAFGLASMTPIMVMDEPTNGLDIPSKTQFRRAVAAAISPQRCFIISTHQVRDLENLIDPIIIVHNGKIIFNQSIEEISARFSMSHEYGQQPPTEVLYSEQIPGGWVSVHETPAGTDRQPLDLETLFNAVVANPVAFARQTQIQGGTL; this comes from the coding sequence ATGATACATGTACGCGATTTAGAGTTCCGTTACGGAACCCATCCCCTGTTCTCCCATCTGGACATGGACATCCGTGGAGGAGCCATCCATGGATTGCTGGGACTGAATGGTGCCGGAAAGACGACACTTCTCCGACTGCTTTCCGGACAGCTCTTTCCTTCTGATGGCATGATTGACGTTCTGGGATTCACCCCGTCCCAACGCAAGCCTGACTTCCTCAGCGAAATTTTCTTCATCCCTGATGAAATAAACCTTCCTGATTTTACAGGAATCCAGTATGTCGAGATGATTTCCCCCTTCTACCCATGGTTCGATGCCGCCGTCTGCGACACCTTGTGCAAGGACTTTGAGGTAGATCAACGCCGGAAGTTGACCGAACTTTCCTTTGGTCAGAAAAAGAAGTTCCTCCTGGCCTTCGGTCTGGCAAGCATGACGCCAATCATGGTGATGGACGAGCCGACGAATGGACTGGACATCCCTTCCAAGACTCAGTTCCGCCGGGCGGTTGCCGCAGCAATCTCTCCGCAGCGTTGCTTCATCATATCCACCCATCAGGTGCGCGACCTTGAGAACCTGATAGATCCAATCATCATCGTCCATAATGGAAAAATCATCTTCAACCAGAGCATCGAGGAAATCTCCGCGCGTTTCAGCATGAGTCATGAGTATGGGCAGCAGCCTCCGACGGAAGTCCTGTACAGTGAGCAAATCCCAGGAGGATGGGTCTCGGTGCATGAGACACCAGCCGGGACTGACAGGCAGCCGCTTGACCTGGAAACTCTGTTCAACGCGGTGGTCGCTAACCCTGTGGCATTTGCCCGTCAGACTCAAATCCAGGGAGGTACGCTATGA
- a CDS encoding GntR family transcriptional regulator has protein sequence MQFDKHTSIYLQIADYIRDRIRDGSWPDGERISSIRDMAMLLEVNPNTVTRTYTLLQDEGTIENQRGIGYFVAPGAVENLKQMKKRAFLDETLPRLFTEMTALGLGINDIIARYNNAKHDNAEYDKGKLQHVAGERNNDNAQDKQ, from the coding sequence ATGCAGTTTGATAAACACACTTCCATTTATCTGCAAATCGCGGATTATATCAGGGATAGGATTCGTGATGGTTCATGGCCGGACGGAGAGAGGATTTCCTCAATCCGTGACATGGCCATGCTGCTCGAAGTCAATCCCAATACCGTGACGCGGACTTATACGCTCCTTCAGGATGAAGGAACGATTGAGAACCAGAGAGGGATTGGCTATTTCGTCGCTCCCGGAGCAGTGGAAAACCTGAAACAGATGAAAAAGAGGGCTTTTCTCGATGAAACCCTGCCTCGTCTGTTCACGGAAATGACGGCACTCGGTCTGGGAATAAACGACATCATTGCCAGATATAACAATGCCAAGCATGACAATGCCGAGTATGACAAAGGAAAACTCCAGCATGTGGCGGGAGAAAGGAACAACGACAATGCACAAGACAAGCAATAA